The Equus quagga isolate Etosha38 chromosome 10, UCLA_HA_Equagga_1.0, whole genome shotgun sequence genome includes a region encoding these proteins:
- the TCEAL6 gene encoding transcription elongation factor A protein-like 6 — translation MEKLCNENEGKLESEGKTHDEVEPEDEEKSDEEGKPEVEGQPGHQGKLQNEGQPDDEAQPEDEGKQDKQGKSEDEGKPQGGEGKRESQAKPESDRRAAEKRPAEDYVPRKAKRKTDRGTDDSPKDYQEDLQERHLGSEEMMRECGDMSRAQEELRKKQKMGGFHWMQRDVQDPFAPRGQRGVRGVRGGGRGQRGLHDIPYL, via the coding sequence ATGGAAAAACTCTgcaatgaaaatgaaggaaagctgGAAAGTGAAGGAAAGACACACGATGAAGTAGAGcctgaagatgaagaaaagtcaGATGAGGAAGGAAAACCAGAAGTAGAGGGGCAGCCAGGGCACCAGGGAAAGCTCCAGAATGAGGGACAGCCAGATGATGAGGCACAACCAGAAGATGAGGGAAAGCAGGACAAGCAGGGCAAGTCCGAAGATGAGGGAAAACCACAGGGCGGCGAGGGCAAGCGAGAATCCCAGGCAAAGCCAGAGAGCGATCGGCGGGCTGCCGAAAAGCGCCCGGCTGAAGATTATGTGCCCCGGAAAGCGAAAAGGAAAACCGACAGGGGGACGGACGACTCCCCCAAGGACTATCAGGAGGACCTACAGGAAAGGCATTTGGGCAGTGAGGAGATGATGAGAGAATGTGGAGATATGTCAAGGGCTCAGGAAGAGctaaggaaaaagcagaaaatgggTGGTTTTCATTGGATGCAAAGAGATGTACAGGATCCATTCGCCCCAAGGGGTCAACGAGGTGTCAGGGGAGTGAGGGGCGGAGGTCGGGGCCAAAGGGGTTTACATGATATCCCCTATCTTTAA